Proteins encoded in a region of the Brevundimonas vesicularis genome:
- a CDS encoding ROK family protein, which translates to MSTQPILLGGVEAGGTKFICGVAAADGVIVDQIRIPTTSPDETLDAVAAFFVNAQSRHGRLSALAIVSFGPLSLKPDAPDFGAITSTPKPGWSDVNLLAHLRRFIDVPMTLDTDVNGAAVGERLFGSGQGLESFCYVTVGTGVGVGVMIDGAPHGGANHPEAGHIRLPRAKGDERYSGTCPFHGDCLEGLASGPALQARWGAAAETFSHDHPAWPMAAEYIAGLCTNLTYTLRPERIIIGGGVMQPHMYDLVRQALVRQLGGYDASLRDLDTKTYIAEPTAGVSAGLIGALALAYRSVTGAWPKDWATQGQDQIGLEMVDATGIEPVTPSV; encoded by the coding sequence ATGTCGACCCAACCCATCCTCCTCGGCGGTGTCGAAGCCGGCGGCACCAAGTTCATCTGCGGCGTCGCCGCCGCCGACGGCGTGATTGTCGACCAGATTCGTATACCCACGACGTCGCCCGACGAGACGCTCGATGCGGTTGCAGCCTTCTTCGTCAACGCCCAGTCGAGGCACGGCCGGCTTTCTGCGCTGGCGATCGTCAGTTTCGGCCCTTTGTCCTTGAAACCGGACGCGCCGGATTTCGGCGCTATCACCAGCACGCCCAAGCCCGGCTGGAGCGACGTCAACCTGTTGGCCCATCTGCGCCGTTTCATCGATGTTCCAATGACGCTGGACACCGACGTGAACGGCGCGGCCGTGGGCGAACGCCTGTTCGGCAGCGGGCAAGGGCTGGAGAGCTTCTGCTACGTCACGGTCGGCACGGGCGTGGGGGTCGGGGTGATGATCGACGGCGCACCGCATGGCGGGGCGAACCATCCCGAAGCCGGTCATATCCGGCTGCCCCGCGCCAAGGGCGACGAGAGGTACTCGGGCACCTGTCCCTTCCACGGCGACTGCCTGGAAGGCCTGGCGAGCGGGCCGGCGCTGCAAGCGCGCTGGGGCGCGGCGGCAGAGACTTTTTCTCACGATCATCCGGCCTGGCCGATGGCGGCGGAGTATATCGCCGGTCTGTGCACCAACCTGACCTACACGCTGCGGCCGGAGCGAATCATCATCGGCGGCGGCGTGATGCAGCCGCACATGTACGATCTGGTCAGACAGGCGCTGGTGAGACAGCTCGGCGGCTATGACGCGAGCCTGCGGGATCTGGATACGAAGACCTACATCGCGGAGCCGACCGCGGGGGTGTCCGCCGGCCTTATCGGCGCATTGGCCCTCGCCTACCGTTCCGTCACGGGCGCGTGGCCCAAGGACTGGGCGACGCAAGGCCAGGATCAAATTGGATTGGAGATGGTGGACGCGACAGGGATTGAACCTGTGACCCCCTCGGTGTGA
- a CDS encoding dicarboxylate/amino acid:cation symporter, with translation MLARFFKIPLWQRTAAGFILGIIAGLILRERAETWLQPIGDVYLNLIRMVVAPLVLFTIASSIAKLGEGAGAVRLGVRTIVWFAITSLLAVLVGFAFGHIINPGVGLSNLPLGEVKDRVIPTPLEVLIGVVPTNPFAALAEGKVLQIIFFSALVGMALVALGDRAQGVRRLVDEGAAIIFRITRWVIQLTPIGVFGLIGSVVGGYGWEALLPLVKFILAIYAACLFHILIVYSGLLKVHGLKVTSFFRGTFAAQQTAFATSSSLGTLPITLRQTVERLGVPQAYAAFAVPLGANVKMDGCGAIYPAIASIFIAQYFKIDLTLTQYVLIGLTAVLGSLGTAGVPGTSIVMLTLTLSTAGLPLEGIGYIVAIDRIIDMMRTATNVTGQMLVPVLVAKEERILNQDIYNGHVAWLPGDPEADTPEGVRAAGI, from the coding sequence ATGCTCGCTCGCTTTTTCAAGATCCCGCTGTGGCAGCGGACCGCCGCCGGCTTCATCCTCGGCATCATCGCCGGGCTGATCCTGCGCGAGCGGGCCGAGACCTGGCTTCAGCCGATCGGCGACGTCTATCTGAACCTGATCCGCATGGTGGTGGCGCCGCTGGTGCTGTTCACCATCGCCAGTTCCATCGCCAAGCTGGGGGAAGGGGCGGGGGCCGTGCGGCTGGGGGTGCGGACCATCGTCTGGTTCGCCATCACCTCCCTGCTGGCGGTGTTGGTCGGGTTCGCCTTCGGCCACATCATCAATCCGGGCGTCGGCCTGTCCAACCTGCCGCTGGGCGAGGTCAAGGACCGGGTGATCCCGACGCCGCTGGAAGTCCTGATCGGCGTCGTGCCGACCAATCCGTTCGCGGCCCTGGCCGAAGGCAAGGTGCTGCAGATCATCTTCTTTTCGGCCCTGGTCGGCATGGCCCTGGTGGCGCTGGGCGACCGGGCGCAGGGCGTTCGGCGTCTGGTGGATGAGGGCGCGGCCATCATCTTCCGCATCACCCGCTGGGTGATCCAGCTGACGCCCATCGGCGTGTTCGGCCTGATCGGATCGGTCGTCGGCGGCTACGGCTGGGAGGCGCTGCTGCCCCTGGTGAAGTTCATCCTGGCCATCTATGCCGCCTGCCTGTTCCACATCCTGATCGTCTATTCGGGCCTGCTGAAGGTTCACGGGCTGAAGGTGACCAGCTTTTTCCGCGGCACCTTCGCGGCCCAGCAGACCGCATTTGCGACCTCATCCTCGCTGGGGACGTTGCCGATCACCCTTCGCCAGACGGTGGAGCGTCTGGGGGTGCCCCAGGCCTATGCCGCCTTCGCCGTGCCCCTGGGGGCCAATGTGAAGATGGACGGGTGCGGGGCCATCTATCCGGCCATCGCCTCGATCTTCATCGCCCAGTATTTCAAGATTGATCTGACGCTGACCCAGTACGTCCTGATCGGCCTGACGGCGGTGCTCGGGTCGCTGGGGACGGCCGGCGTGCCGGGGACCAGCATCGTCATGTTGACCCTGACCCTGTCGACCGCCGGCCTGCCGCTGGAAGGGATTGGCTATATCGTCGCCATCGATCGCATCATCGACATGATGCGCACCGCGACCAATGTGACCGGCCAAATGCTGGTGCCGGTGCTGGTCGCCAAGGAAGAGCGCATCCTCAACCAGGACATCTATAACGGTCACGTCGCCTGGCTGCCGGGCGACCCGGAAGCCGATACGCCCGAAGGCGTTCGCGCCGCCGGAATCTGA
- a CDS encoding HAD-IA family hydrolase, with protein sequence MSDRDLEGWTIAFDLDGTLVDSAPDLIGTLNRMLVEEGLPPVPMESASTLIGSGARALLVHGFEAAGAPVERAKSDELFERFLVDYAAHIADGSQPFEGVVETLERLSKRGAILVVATNKRSDLSELLLGKLDLTRHFAAIVGPDRVSARKPSGAHLKEAVVIAAGDPERAIMVGDAAPDADAAKDAGMPCILTTFGFTPTPVEDLGGDILIDAFEDVEEAIDGILSDFYVRRALKF encoded by the coding sequence ATGAGCGATCGCGACCTGGAAGGCTGGACCATCGCCTTCGACCTGGATGGGACGCTGGTCGATTCCGCCCCGGACCTGATCGGCACGCTGAACCGGATGCTGGTCGAGGAGGGGCTGCCGCCCGTGCCGATGGAGTCCGCCTCGACCCTGATCGGATCGGGTGCGCGGGCGCTGCTGGTGCACGGCTTCGAAGCCGCCGGCGCGCCGGTCGAGCGGGCCAAGTCCGACGAGCTGTTCGAGCGGTTCCTGGTCGATTACGCCGCCCATATCGCCGACGGCTCGCAGCCCTTCGAGGGCGTGGTCGAGACGCTGGAGCGGCTCAGCAAGCGGGGCGCAATCCTGGTCGTGGCCACCAATAAGCGTTCGGACCTGTCGGAGCTGTTGTTGGGCAAGCTGGACCTGACCCGCCATTTCGCCGCCATCGTCGGCCCGGATCGGGTCAGCGCGCGCAAGCCCTCGGGCGCCCATCTGAAGGAGGCCGTCGTGATCGCAGCAGGTGATCCCGAACGGGCCATCATGGTGGGAGACGCCGCGCCGGACGCGGACGCCGCTAAAGACGCCGGCATGCCCTGCATTCTGACGACCTTCGGCTTTACGCCGACGCCCGTTGAAGACCTGGGCGGGGACATCCTGATCGATGCTTTCGAGGACGTGGAAGAGGCGATCGACGGCATCCTCTCCGACTTCTACGTGAGGCGGGCGCTGAAATTCTGA
- the glmU gene encoding bifunctional UDP-N-acetylglucosamine diphosphorylase/glucosamine-1-phosphate N-acetyltransferase GlmU — MTSQTRARAAIILAAGQGTRMKSPLPKVLHPVAHRAMLDHAIDAAEGLGCERIVVVVGNHSPEVRAHVVKRLGEAAIAVQDPPLGTGHAVRAAEQAMAGFDGEVVVTYGDVPLLKAADIEPVFNADGITVIGFEARDPGAYGRLIVEGDTLTAITEAKEASAEILALTACNSGVMAAPAALLFSLLAEVKNENAKGEYYLTDVVALARQGGHPTRAVFAAEDAVMGVNSQAELTQAEALFQSVQRDTFLASGVTMAAPDTVHFAWDTQIGGGTVVEPFVVFGPGAVIEGGARIRSFSHIEGARVAAGAEVGPYARLRPGADLATGVKVGNFVEVKNVRMAEGAKANHLAYLGDGSVGAGANVGAGTIFCNYDGFNKAQTQVGAGAFVGSNSSLVAPVVIGDGALIASGSVITEDVPADAMAFGRARQTVKPEAAAAFRVEAKAKKAAKSK; from the coding sequence ATGACCAGCCAGACGCGCGCCCGCGCCGCCATCATTCTCGCCGCCGGCCAGGGCACGCGGATGAAGTCGCCGCTGCCCAAGGTGCTGCACCCCGTCGCCCACCGCGCCATGCTGGACCACGCCATCGATGCGGCGGAAGGGCTTGGCTGCGAGCGCATCGTCGTCGTGGTCGGCAATCACTCGCCGGAGGTCCGGGCCCATGTCGTCAAACGGCTGGGCGAGGCCGCCATTGCGGTCCAGGACCCGCCGCTCGGCACCGGCCACGCCGTGCGCGCCGCCGAGCAGGCCATGGCCGGCTTCGACGGCGAGGTGGTCGTCACCTATGGCGACGTGCCGTTGCTAAAGGCCGCCGACATCGAGCCCGTCTTTAATGCCGACGGCATCACCGTCATCGGGTTCGAGGCTCGCGATCCCGGCGCCTATGGCCGGCTGATTGTGGAAGGCGACACCTTGACCGCCATCACCGAGGCCAAGGAGGCGTCGGCCGAGATTCTCGCCCTCACCGCCTGCAACTCGGGCGTTATGGCCGCGCCGGCGGCCCTGCTCTTCTCGCTGCTGGCCGAGGTGAAGAACGAGAACGCCAAGGGCGAATACTATCTGACGGATGTCGTTGCTTTGGCGCGCCAGGGCGGCCACCCCACCCGCGCCGTCTTCGCCGCTGAGGACGCCGTGATGGGCGTCAACTCCCAGGCCGAGTTGACTCAGGCCGAGGCCCTGTTTCAGAGCGTGCAGCGCGACACCTTCCTGGCGTCCGGCGTGACGATGGCGGCCCCCGACACCGTTCATTTCGCCTGGGACACCCAGATCGGCGGCGGGACCGTCGTCGAACCGTTCGTGGTCTTCGGCCCTGGTGCGGTCATCGAGGGCGGCGCGCGCATTCGCAGCTTCAGCCATATCGAGGGCGCGCGGGTCGCGGCCGGCGCCGAGGTCGGTCCCTATGCGCGCCTGCGTCCCGGCGCGGACCTGGCGACCGGGGTCAAGGTCGGCAACTTCGTCGAGGTCAAGAACGTGAGGATGGCGGAAGGCGCGAAGGCCAATCACCTGGCCTATCTGGGCGACGGGTCGGTCGGCGCCGGCGCCAATGTCGGCGCAGGGACGATCTTCTGCAACTACGATGGCTTCAACAAAGCGCAGACCCAGGTCGGCGCCGGCGCCTTCGTCGGATCGAACTCCAGCCTGGTGGCCCCGGTGGTCATCGGCGACGGCGCCCTGATCGCCTCGGGCTCTGTCATTACCGAGGATGTGCCCGCCGACGCCATGGCCTTTGGCCGCGCCCGCCAGACCGTCAAACCCGAAGCGGCCGCGGCTTTCCGCGTCGAAGCCAAGGCGAAGAAGGCTGCGAAATCCAAATGA
- the rpiA gene encoding ribose-5-phosphate isomerase RpiA, with amino-acid sequence MSDLQKKNAGQAAAAHVEAGMIVGLGTGSTAAWFVKALAARNLPGLRCVPTSEKTADLARELGLTLSTLEDTPRIDLTVDGADEIGPGLALIKGGGAALLREKLVWEASARCIVIADAAKVVPVLGTFPLPIEVVAFGHKTTANRIADVLIDHDINQPARVRHADRGLVRTDGGNLIYDAGCKAIHDPVRLADDLKLITGVVEHGLFLDLADLAIIGTDEGVEQRLP; translated from the coding sequence ATGAGCGACCTCCAGAAGAAGAACGCCGGCCAGGCCGCCGCCGCTCACGTCGAGGCGGGCATGATCGTCGGCCTGGGCACTGGCTCCACCGCCGCGTGGTTCGTCAAGGCGCTGGCGGCGCGCAACCTTCCCGGCCTGCGCTGCGTGCCGACATCCGAAAAGACCGCAGACCTGGCGCGCGAACTCGGGCTGACGTTGTCGACGCTGGAGGACACGCCGCGCATCGACCTGACCGTAGACGGCGCCGACGAAATCGGGCCGGGTCTGGCGTTGATCAAGGGCGGCGGCGCGGCTCTGCTGCGCGAGAAACTGGTGTGGGAGGCCTCGGCCCGCTGCATCGTCATCGCCGACGCGGCGAAGGTGGTGCCTGTGCTGGGAACCTTCCCCCTGCCGATCGAGGTCGTCGCCTTTGGCCACAAGACGACGGCCAACCGCATCGCTGATGTCCTGATCGATCACGACATCAACCAGCCGGCGCGCGTGCGTCACGCCGATCGCGGTCTGGTTCGCACCGACGGCGGCAATCTGATCTATGACGCGGGCTGCAAGGCGATCCACGATCCGGTCCGTCTGGCCGACGATCTGAAACTGATCACCGGGGTGGTGGAGCACGGCCTGTTCCTGGACCTCGCGGACCTGGCCATCATCGGCACGGACGAGGGCGTTGAGCAGCGTCTTCCCTAG
- a CDS encoding sugar transferase, whose amino-acid sequence MSISELAGCDVTSTCGVGAHRRRVRLDPTRAMDIAFALTGLLLTWPLFVLIALCVTAQDGGAAIFRQQRIGRDGRLFDCLKFRSMRMGAEQALPSASDPEWQAMRKLTHDPRVTSLGRLLRRSSLDELPQLINVLRGEMSLVGPRPIVIDEAARYGRRLADYCAVRPGLTGLWQVSGRNAVPYPRRVAMDVWLVRNRTVGVYLAILARTVPAVLSRRGVS is encoded by the coding sequence ATGTCGATATCGGAATTGGCCGGGTGCGATGTAACGTCGACATGCGGTGTCGGTGCGCATCGACGCCGTGTTCGTCTCGACCCGACCCGCGCCATGGATATCGCATTCGCGCTGACAGGGCTGCTTCTGACCTGGCCGCTCTTCGTTTTGATAGCCCTCTGCGTCACGGCGCAGGACGGAGGGGCCGCGATCTTTCGCCAGCAACGGATCGGGCGCGACGGCCGACTATTCGACTGTCTCAAGTTTCGCTCGATGAGGATGGGCGCGGAGCAAGCCTTGCCGTCAGCGTCTGATCCGGAATGGCAGGCGATGCGAAAGCTGACGCACGATCCGCGCGTCACGTCGCTGGGCCGCCTGTTGCGACGGTCCAGCCTGGATGAACTGCCGCAGTTGATCAATGTGTTGAGAGGCGAGATGTCGCTGGTTGGTCCCCGACCGATCGTGATCGACGAGGCGGCGCGATACGGACGGCGACTGGCCGACTACTGCGCGGTTCGCCCAGGCCTGACGGGGCTGTGGCAGGTCTCGGGGCGCAACGCCGTGCCCTATCCACGCCGGGTTGCGATGGATGTCTGGTTGGTCAGAAACCGCACCGTCGGCGTCTATCTGGCCATCCTGGCGCGCACGGTTCCGGCGGTGCTGAGCCGCCGGGGCGTGTCCTAG
- a CDS encoding M28 family peptidase, whose translation MTRSTLCLFVAGAALIVSGCTAVPATAPRTPSVVATGPSQLLEDVRILSADDMQGRDTGSEGGERARAYIVSRLEAMGVQPPPFGRLQRFETPGRTREGVKTFSGVNIVGLIPGTRVADRYIVVTAHYDHVGVNDGQIFHGADDNASGVATMLELAARLKAQPPEHSVLIVALDGEERGLLGAREFVKAPPVPLSSLSLNLNFDMTARAETDGHLWVTGTYQHPNLRPVLEAVAPNGAVSFAFGKDTPQDTGENNWVDASDHGAFHEAGVPFLYMGVDYHPDYHQPSDTFDRITPSVFTSATEIAIAGFRALDQALDR comes from the coding sequence ATGACTCGTTCGACCCTCTGCCTTTTCGTCGCTGGCGCCGCCCTGATCGTCAGCGGCTGCACCGCCGTTCCCGCAACAGCTCCGCGTACGCCGAGCGTCGTCGCGACCGGTCCGAGCCAACTGCTGGAGGACGTTCGCATCCTGTCGGCCGACGACATGCAGGGCCGCGATACGGGCTCGGAAGGCGGCGAACGGGCGCGCGCCTATATCGTCTCGCGGCTGGAGGCCATGGGCGTTCAGCCGCCGCCGTTCGGGCGTTTGCAGCGGTTTGAGACGCCGGGCCGCACGCGCGAGGGCGTGAAGACCTTCAGCGGCGTGAACATCGTCGGCCTGATCCCAGGAACCCGCGTCGCCGACCGCTATATCGTGGTGACGGCCCACTACGACCACGTCGGCGTCAATGACGGCCAGATCTTCCACGGGGCCGACGACAACGCCTCGGGCGTGGCGACGATGCTGGAACTGGCGGCGCGGCTGAAGGCCCAACCGCCGGAACACAGCGTGCTGATCGTTGCGCTGGATGGCGAGGAGCGGGGACTGTTGGGCGCTCGAGAATTCGTCAAGGCGCCGCCGGTGCCGCTGTCGTCGCTGAGCCTGAACCTGAACTTCGACATGACGGCGCGGGCGGAGACGGACGGTCATCTGTGGGTCACCGGGACCTATCAGCACCCCAATCTGCGCCCCGTGCTGGAGGCCGTGGCGCCGAACGGCGCCGTCTCCTTCGCCTTCGGCAAGGACACTCCTCAGGATACGGGCGAGAACAACTGGGTCGACGCCTCCGATCATGGCGCCTTCCATGAGGCCGGCGTGCCCTTCCTGTACATGGGCGTCGATTATCATCCCGATTATCATCAACCGAGCGATACCTTCGATCGGATCACGCCTTCGGTCTTCACCAGCGCGACCGAGATCGCCATCGCCGGGTTCCGCGCCTTGGACCAGGCGCTTGATCGATGA
- the ligA gene encoding NAD-dependent DNA ligase LigA, translating into MANAIPLEVPVDDLTAETAAEALAWLAAEMARHDALYNEATPEISDAEYDALRARNLAIETAFPDLVRPDSPSNKVGAAASTQFAEVRHGVPMLSLDNAFDDGEVRDFVARIARFLKLPADEPIAFVAEPKIDGLSANLLYVGGKLTIGATRGDGRAGEDVTANLNTIADVQQTLAGDGWPDRIEIRGEVYAPNDAFAAFNAAAEAEGRRTYANPRNFAAGSLRQKDARITAKRPLNFFAYAWGEHSSDFAETQWEALQKLKAWGFPVNARSRRVEGAEGLIAVYRELERDRATLGYDIDGVVYKVDRIDWQRRLGFVARSPRWAIAHKFPAQQATTVLEGIDIQVGRTGSLTPVARLHPVTVGGVVVRNATLHNEDEIERLDVRIGDTVRLQRAGDVIPQILGVVPESRPADAVPYAFPEHCPVCGSEAVREGDEVKRRCTGGLICDAQIVERLKHFVGRRAFDIEGLGEKQLVAFHARAWIKEPADIFRLARDEARLKALERDDGYGETSIRNLVAGIDARRVISLDRFLFGLGIRDIGEQTSIVLARAFESWSALKAACLQAASGVPSDAWTDLAAAHAISPRVLTLMAEAAPPAVDPWPEATMDMKISQAFPGMAAPARRSLATMANDWSGLVELARVAREDGPSEILNQIAGVTGVGPVAAEALAHFFHEPHNLKVVEALEAELTEILDAERPKSDTAVAGKTVVFTGALERFTRDEAKARAESLGAKVSGSVSKKTDYLIAGPGAGSKLKDAEKHGVQVLTEDEWLALIGG; encoded by the coding sequence ATGGCCAACGCGATTCCTCTCGAAGTCCCCGTCGACGACCTTACCGCCGAGACGGCTGCCGAGGCCCTGGCCTGGCTGGCCGCCGAAATGGCCCGCCACGACGCGCTGTACAACGAGGCGACGCCCGAGATTTCCGACGCGGAATACGACGCCCTGCGTGCGCGCAACCTGGCGATCGAAACCGCCTTCCCCGATTTGGTCCGGCCTGACTCGCCATCGAACAAGGTCGGCGCCGCCGCCTCAACCCAGTTCGCCGAGGTGCGCCACGGCGTGCCCATGCTGTCGCTGGACAACGCCTTCGACGATGGCGAGGTGCGCGACTTCGTGGCCCGGATCGCCCGTTTCCTGAAACTGCCGGCCGACGAACCCATCGCCTTCGTCGCCGAGCCCAAGATCGACGGCCTCTCCGCGAATCTTCTCTATGTCGGCGGCAAGCTGACGATCGGCGCCACGCGCGGCGACGGCCGCGCGGGCGAGGACGTCACCGCCAATCTGAACACCATCGCCGATGTGCAGCAGACCCTGGCCGGCGACGGCTGGCCCGACCGGATCGAGATCCGGGGCGAGGTCTATGCGCCCAACGACGCCTTCGCCGCCTTCAACGCCGCCGCCGAGGCGGAAGGCCGCCGGACCTACGCCAACCCCCGCAACTTCGCCGCCGGTTCCCTGCGCCAGAAGGACGCCCGGATCACCGCCAAACGCCCGCTGAACTTCTTCGCCTACGCCTGGGGCGAACATTCCAGCGACTTCGCTGAGACCCAGTGGGAAGCCCTGCAAAAGCTTAAGGCCTGGGGCTTCCCCGTCAACGCCCGCTCGCGCCGGGTCGAGGGCGCGGAGGGGCTGATCGCCGTCTATCGCGAACTGGAACGCGACCGCGCGACATTGGGCTATGACATCGACGGCGTGGTCTACAAGGTCGATCGCATCGACTGGCAACGCCGACTGGGCTTCGTCGCCCGCAGCCCCCGCTGGGCCATCGCCCACAAATTCCCGGCGCAGCAGGCGACCACTGTGCTGGAAGGCATCGACATCCAGGTCGGCCGCACCGGCTCCCTGACCCCCGTCGCCCGCCTGCACCCCGTCACTGTCGGAGGCGTGGTGGTGCGCAACGCCACCCTGCACAATGAAGACGAGATCGAGCGTCTGGATGTCCGCATCGGCGACACCGTCCGCCTGCAACGCGCCGGCGATGTCATCCCCCAGATCCTGGGCGTGGTCCCGGAGTCACGTCCCGCCGACGCCGTCCCCTATGCCTTCCCTGAACACTGCCCCGTCTGCGGCTCGGAAGCCGTGCGCGAAGGCGACGAGGTCAAGCGTCGCTGCACCGGTGGCCTGATCTGCGACGCCCAGATCGTCGAACGGCTGAAGCATTTCGTCGGCCGCCGCGCCTTTGACATAGAGGGATTGGGCGAAAAGCAGTTGGTCGCCTTCCATGCGCGCGCCTGGATCAAGGAGCCGGCCGACATCTTCAGACTGGCGCGCGACGAGGCGCGGCTGAAGGCGCTGGAGCGTGACGACGGTTATGGCGAAACCAGCATACGCAATCTGGTCGCCGGCATCGACGCCCGCCGCGTCATTTCGCTGGACCGGTTCCTGTTCGGTCTGGGAATCCGCGACATCGGCGAACAGACCTCCATCGTGCTGGCCCGCGCCTTCGAGAGCTGGTCCGCGCTGAAGGCCGCCTGCCTCCAAGCCGCCTCGGGCGTGCCGTCCGACGCCTGGACCGACCTTGCCGCCGCCCACGCCATATCGCCCCGCGTCCTGACCCTGATGGCCGAGGCCGCGCCCCCCGCCGTAGATCCCTGGCCCGAGGCGACGATGGACATGAAGATCAGCCAGGCCTTCCCCGGCATGGCCGCTCCGGCCCGCCGGTCTCTGGCGACGATGGCGAACGACTGGTCCGGGCTGGTCGAACTGGCCCGTGTCGCGCGCGAGGACGGCCCGTCCGAAATCCTGAACCAGATCGCCGGCGTCACCGGCGTCGGTCCTGTTGCGGCGGAGGCCCTAGCCCACTTCTTCCACGAGCCCCACAATCTAAAGGTCGTAGAGGCTTTGGAAGCCGAACTGACCGAAATCCTCGATGCTGAACGCCCCAAGTCCGACACGGCGGTCGCGGGCAAGACTGTCGTCTTCACCGGCGCCCTAGAACGCTTCACGCGGGACGAGGCCAAGGCCCGCGCAGAAAGCCTGGGCGCAAAGGTCTCGGGTTCGGTGTCGAAAAAGACCGACTACCTCATCGCCGGCCCTGGAGCGGGGTCCAAGCTGAAGGACGCCGAAAAGCACGGCGTGCAGGTGCTGACCGAGGACGAATGGCTGGCCCTGATCGGCGGTTGA
- a CDS encoding DUF2147 domain-containing protein, giving the protein MKIKIMLAAATLAGALASPALAGDPTGLWQTPTNGGQVRIARCGQALCGTLVTSDHIRADANARDANNRNAAQRNRTLRNLPMLTGFTGGPTEWRNGSVYNPADGGTYRGTITMTNENSLRLRGCIVAPLCKTQTWTRIQ; this is encoded by the coding sequence ATGAAGATCAAGATCATGCTGGCCGCGGCGACCCTGGCGGGCGCCCTCGCCTCTCCAGCCCTGGCGGGCGACCCGACCGGTCTGTGGCAGACCCCGACCAATGGCGGTCAGGTGCGGATCGCGCGTTGCGGCCAAGCGCTGTGCGGCACGCTGGTGACTTCGGACCACATTCGCGCCGACGCCAATGCGCGCGACGCCAACAATCGCAACGCTGCCCAGCGGAACCGCACCCTGCGCAACCTGCCCATGCTGACGGGCTTCACCGGCGGTCCGACGGAATGGCGCAACGGCTCGGTCTACAACCCGGCCGACGGCGGCACCTATCGCGGCACCATCACCATGACCAATGAAAACAGCCTGCGTCTGCGCGGCTGCATCGTCGCGCCGCTTTGCAAGACCCAGACCTGGACCCGCATCCAGTAG